Proteins from a single region of Amycolatopsis sp. CA-230715:
- a CDS encoding SsgA family sporulation/cell division regulator, whose product MGNEHRSARAEVVFGLRTFGANPLPVRVELEYDSDDPYAVVAAFHSGRGTVRWMFSRDLLADGLLAPSGDGDVRISPSTDAAKVVFELDAPDGAAVLEAPAQEIAAFLDRSYEQVPGGDEPEWFDFEAEIAKLAFRS is encoded by the coding sequence GTGGGCAACGAACATCGTTCCGCCAGGGCGGAAGTCGTCTTCGGGTTGCGCACCTTCGGCGCGAACCCCCTGCCGGTGCGCGTCGAACTCGAGTACGACTCCGACGACCCGTACGCGGTCGTCGCCGCGTTCCACTCCGGTCGCGGCACGGTCCGGTGGATGTTCAGCCGCGACCTGCTCGCGGACGGCCTGCTGGCCCCGTCCGGCGACGGTGACGTGCGGATCAGCCCCAGCACCGACGCGGCGAAGGTCGTCTTCGAACTGGACGCGCCCGACGGCGCCGCCGTGCTGGAGGCCCCGGCGCAGGAGATCGCCGCGTTCCTCGACCGCAGCTACGAGCAGGTGCCCGGTGGCGACGAGCCCGAGTGGTTCGACTTCGAGGCCGAGATCGCCAAACTGGCGTTCCGCAGCTAG
- a CDS encoding MmgE/PrpD family protein, with protein sequence MIEHTVRSHPSAKRLPREDQLAWKLAAVATDAVEVPAGTAEMVVNRVIDNAAVAAASLARRPVRAARDQARCHPAAPGATVFGAATRVSPEWAAWANGVAVRELDFHDTFLAADYSHPGDTIPPVLAVAQHTGRGGADLVRGIAAAYELQIALVKGICLHEHRIDHIAHLGPAVAGGIGALLGLPTEVVHQAIGQALHTTTTTRQSRKGEISSWKAYAPAFAGKTAIEAVDRAMRGEGSPSPVYEGEDGVIAWLLGGPDAEYTVPLPAPGEAKRAILDSYTKEHSAEYQSQALIDLARALGPKVDLGTVRRIVIHTSHHTHHVIGSGSGDPQKYDPGASRETLDHSVPYIFAVALEDGAWHHERSYDRARATRPETVELWRKITTEEDPQWTSRYHAADPAFGGRVEIEFTDGSTLTEEIEVADAHPRGARPFAREQYLAKFRELADGVVEPVAQKEFLDTVQRLPSLTAREVADLALPVAADESATTKGIF encoded by the coding sequence ATGATCGAGCACACCGTCCGCAGCCACCCGTCGGCGAAGCGGCTGCCGCGGGAAGACCAGCTCGCCTGGAAGCTCGCCGCGGTCGCCACCGACGCCGTCGAGGTCCCCGCCGGAACCGCCGAGATGGTGGTCAACCGGGTCATCGACAACGCGGCCGTCGCGGCGGCGTCGCTGGCGAGGCGGCCGGTGCGCGCGGCGAGGGACCAGGCGCGATGCCACCCCGCCGCGCCCGGCGCGACCGTTTTCGGTGCCGCCACCCGTGTTTCGCCGGAGTGGGCGGCCTGGGCGAACGGCGTCGCGGTGCGGGAACTGGACTTCCACGACACCTTTCTCGCCGCCGACTACTCCCATCCCGGCGACACCATTCCGCCGGTCCTCGCCGTTGCCCAGCACACCGGCCGCGGCGGTGCCGATCTGGTGCGCGGGATCGCCGCGGCGTACGAGCTGCAGATCGCCCTGGTGAAGGGGATCTGCCTGCACGAGCACCGGATCGACCACATCGCGCACCTCGGCCCCGCCGTCGCCGGGGGAATCGGCGCGCTGCTCGGGCTGCCCACCGAGGTCGTGCACCAGGCCATCGGGCAGGCACTGCACACCACGACCACGACCAGGCAGTCGCGCAAGGGCGAGATCTCGTCGTGGAAGGCGTACGCGCCCGCGTTCGCGGGGAAGACCGCGATCGAAGCCGTGGACAGGGCGATGCGCGGGGAAGGCTCGCCGAGCCCGGTCTACGAGGGCGAGGACGGGGTGATCGCGTGGCTGCTCGGCGGCCCGGACGCCGAATACACCGTGCCGCTTCCCGCGCCGGGCGAGGCGAAGCGCGCGATCCTGGACTCCTACACCAAGGAGCACTCCGCCGAGTACCAGAGCCAGGCGCTGATCGACCTCGCCCGCGCGCTCGGCCCGAAGGTCGATCTCGGGACGGTGCGGCGGATCGTCATCCACACCAGCCACCACACGCACCACGTGATCGGCTCCGGTTCCGGCGACCCGCAGAAGTACGACCCCGGGGCCAGCAGGGAGACGCTGGACCACTCGGTGCCCTACATCTTCGCCGTCGCACTGGAAGACGGCGCGTGGCACCACGAACGCTCGTACGACCGCGCCCGTGCCACGCGGCCCGAAACCGTCGAACTGTGGCGGAAGATCACCACCGAAGAAGATCCACAGTGGACTAGTCGATACCACGCTGCGGACCCGGCGTTCGGCGGGCGCGTCGAAATCGAGTTCACCGACGGGAGCACGCTGACCGAGGAGATCGAGGTCGCCGACGCGCATCCCCGCGGCGCGCGCCCCTTCGCTCGCGAACAGTACCTCGCCAAGTTCCGCGAACTCGCCGACGGCGTGGTGGAACCGGTGGCGCAGAAGGAATTCCTCGACACCGTCCAGCGGCTTCCCTCGCTGACCGCGCGCGAAGTCGCGGACCTGGCCCTTCCGGTCGCCGCGGACGAGTCGGCCACCACGAAGGGGATCTTCTGA
- a CDS encoding short-chain fatty acyl-CoA regulator family protein has product MEKTFAGGRLRHLREGRSMSQAELARLLEISPSYVNQIERNTRPLTPAVLVRLTETFGVDAEFFAAKDTARLLADVREVLTDDTIGEHLSPGELDELASNLPSVARTLVRLHRRYRDATESLAAGHGARADAARQPHEEVRDYFSERQNHVAELDEHAEGLAVELGLRPGEVRTALAARLADRHGVTVTSDGLAPSAQHRFDPAEKVLRIAPGLRPGQAAFRMASELALLEARDTIDELAAAGTFANETARRLARIGLANYFAGALVLPYRSFLGVAERYRYDITRLCDHFGMGFETVCHRLSTLQRRGTRGVPFSFVRTDRAGNLSKRQSATGFHFSRVGGSCPLWIIYEAFGAPGRVLTQIAELPDGKKYFWLARTVTRPAAHGEPGKTFAIGLGCELRHARRLVYSDGLALGAGAAVTPIGMGCKVCERPACPQRAFPAIGKDLLVDEHSSTFVPYPAT; this is encoded by the coding sequence GTGGAGAAGACGTTCGCGGGCGGACGGCTGCGGCACCTGCGCGAAGGGCGGTCGATGAGCCAGGCCGAGCTCGCGCGGCTGCTGGAGATCTCGCCGAGCTACGTCAACCAGATCGAGCGCAACACCCGGCCGCTGACCCCGGCGGTGCTGGTCCGGCTGACCGAGACCTTCGGGGTGGACGCCGAGTTCTTCGCCGCGAAGGACACCGCGCGCCTGCTCGCCGACGTCCGCGAGGTGCTGACCGACGACACGATCGGCGAGCACCTCTCCCCCGGTGAACTGGACGAGCTGGCGAGCAACCTCCCATCGGTGGCCAGGACGCTGGTCCGCCTGCACCGCCGCTACCGCGACGCCACCGAAAGCCTCGCCGCGGGCCACGGAGCGCGCGCCGACGCCGCGCGCCAGCCGCACGAAGAGGTTCGCGACTACTTCTCCGAGCGGCAGAACCACGTGGCCGAACTGGACGAGCACGCCGAAGGCCTCGCCGTCGAACTGGGCCTGCGGCCGGGTGAGGTGCGGACGGCGCTCGCGGCCCGCCTCGCCGATCGGCACGGCGTCACGGTCACCTCGGACGGGCTCGCGCCTTCGGCCCAGCACCGGTTCGACCCGGCGGAGAAGGTACTGAGGATCGCCCCCGGGCTGCGGCCGGGGCAGGCCGCCTTCCGGATGGCCTCGGAGCTCGCCCTGCTCGAAGCACGCGACACGATCGACGAACTGGCCGCCGCCGGAACCTTCGCGAACGAGACCGCACGGCGGCTCGCCCGGATCGGGCTCGCGAACTACTTCGCGGGCGCGCTCGTGCTCCCCTACCGGTCGTTCCTGGGCGTCGCGGAGCGGTACCGGTACGACATCACACGCCTGTGCGACCACTTCGGCATGGGCTTCGAAACGGTGTGCCACCGCCTGTCCACGTTGCAGCGGCGGGGAACCAGGGGCGTGCCGTTCTCGTTCGTGCGCACCGACCGCGCGGGCAACCTGTCGAAACGCCAGTCCGCCACCGGTTTCCACTTCTCGCGCGTCGGCGGGTCGTGTCCACTGTGGATCATCTACGAGGCGTTCGGCGCGCCGGGGCGCGTCCTCACCCAGATCGCGGAGCTGCCCGACGGCAAGAAGTACTTCTGGCTCGCGCGGACGGTGACGCGTCCCGCCGCGCACGGCGAGCCGGGCAAGACCTTCGCGATCGGGCTCGGCTGCGAACTCCGGCACGCGCGGCGGCTCGTCTACTCCGACGGGCTCGCACTCGGCGCGGGTGCCGCGGTGACCCCGATCGGCATGGGCTGCAAGGTGTGCGAACGTCCGGCCTGCCCGCAGCGCGCGTTCCCCGCGATCGGCAAGGACCTCCTCGTCGACGAGCACAGCAGCACGTTCGTCCCGTACCCCGCAACGTGA
- the prpB gene encoding methylisocitrate lyase has translation MPHATTTAAEKRAAFRAGLASGRLLRFPGAFNPLSAKLIQRRSFEGVYLSGAVISAELGLPDIGLTTLTEVADRARQVARVTDLPSIVDADTGFGEPMNVARTVQLLEDAGVAGLHIEDQVNPKRCGHLDGKDVVDTATAVRRISAAVAARRDPSFVIAARTDAKAVHGMAEAITRAKAYADAGADLIFPEAMADAKDFEAVRSAVDVPILANMTEFGKSELLTTSTLESLGVNLVIYPVTLLRLAMHAADTGLATIGADGTQASLVDSMQHRRDLYDLLDYEGYRAFDETVFDFRL, from the coding sequence ATGCCGCACGCCACCACGACCGCAGCCGAAAAGCGCGCCGCCTTCCGCGCTGGGCTCGCCTCCGGACGGCTACTGCGCTTCCCCGGCGCGTTCAACCCGTTGTCCGCCAAGCTGATCCAACGCCGCAGCTTCGAAGGCGTGTACCTGTCCGGCGCGGTGATTTCGGCTGAACTCGGGCTGCCGGACATCGGGCTCACCACGCTGACCGAGGTCGCCGACCGGGCGCGCCAGGTCGCCAGGGTGACCGATCTGCCGAGCATCGTGGACGCCGACACCGGGTTCGGTGAGCCGATGAACGTGGCGCGCACGGTGCAGCTCCTCGAAGACGCCGGGGTGGCCGGGCTGCACATCGAGGACCAGGTGAACCCCAAGCGCTGCGGGCACCTCGACGGCAAGGACGTCGTCGACACCGCGACCGCGGTGCGCCGGATCTCCGCGGCGGTGGCGGCGCGGCGCGATCCGTCGTTCGTGATCGCCGCGCGGACCGACGCGAAGGCCGTGCACGGCATGGCCGAGGCGATCACGAGGGCGAAGGCATACGCCGACGCGGGCGCAGATCTCATCTTTCCCGAAGCGATGGCGGACGCGAAGGACTTCGAAGCCGTCCGCTCGGCGGTGGACGTGCCGATCCTGGCCAACATGACCGAGTTCGGCAAGAGCGAGCTGCTCACCACGTCCACATTGGAATCGCTCGGGGTGAACCTGGTGATCTACCCGGTGACCCTGCTGCGCCTGGCGATGCACGCGGCCGACACCGGGCTCGCCACGATCGGCGCCGACGGCACGCAAGCGTCTCTTGTGGACTCCATGCAGCACCGGCGCGATCTCTACGACCTGCTCGACTACGAAGGCTACCGCGCCTTCGACGAAACCGTCTTCGACTTCCGGCTCTGA
- a CDS encoding bifunctional 2-methylcitrate synthase/citrate synthase, with the protein MPAVKEPGTIHKGLNGVTVDTTAISMVNPESNSLTYRGYPVQDLAAHRSFEEVAYLLWHGELPTPHQLAAQSDFERAHRGLSSSLVDTLMRLPASAHPMDTLRTAVSILGAHDPGEDDNAPRSNRRKALRLFSALPAVVALAQRRRRGLEPIPARDDLGFAENLLHMTFGEVPERPVVRAFETSLVLYAEHSFNASTFTSRVVTSTLSDMYSAVTAAIGALKGSLHGGANEAVMAMLTEIGSADAVDDWLADALAAKKKIMGFGHRVYKKGDSRVPAMRAALQDVVEARGGHTLLDTYEALARAMLREKGLHPNLDYPAGPAYHLMGFDTPTFTPIFVAARITGWTAHITEQLAANALIRPLSHYSGPAERAVPN; encoded by the coding sequence ATGCCCGCGGTCAAAGAACCCGGAACCATCCACAAGGGACTGAACGGGGTCACCGTCGACACCACGGCGATCTCGATGGTGAACCCGGAGAGCAACTCGCTCACCTACCGCGGCTACCCGGTGCAGGACCTCGCCGCGCACCGGTCGTTCGAGGAGGTCGCCTACCTGCTATGGCATGGCGAACTGCCCACGCCGCACCAGCTCGCCGCGCAGTCCGATTTCGAGCGCGCGCACCGCGGGCTCAGTTCGAGCCTCGTCGACACGCTGATGCGGCTGCCCGCCTCGGCGCACCCGATGGACACGCTGCGCACGGCGGTCAGCATCCTCGGCGCGCACGATCCCGGTGAGGACGACAACGCGCCGCGGTCCAACCGGCGGAAGGCGCTGCGCCTGTTCTCGGCGCTGCCCGCCGTCGTCGCACTGGCGCAGCGGCGGCGCCGCGGCCTCGAACCGATCCCGGCGCGCGACGATCTCGGGTTCGCGGAGAACCTGCTCCACATGACCTTCGGAGAGGTGCCGGAGCGGCCGGTCGTGCGGGCTTTCGAAACTTCGCTGGTGCTCTACGCGGAGCACAGCTTCAACGCTTCGACGTTCACCTCCAGGGTGGTCACTTCGACACTGTCCGATATGTACAGCGCGGTGACCGCGGCCATCGGCGCGCTCAAGGGCTCGTTGCACGGCGGCGCGAACGAGGCGGTGATGGCGATGCTCACCGAGATCGGCTCGGCCGACGCCGTCGACGACTGGCTCGCCGACGCGCTCGCGGCGAAGAAGAAGATCATGGGGTTCGGCCACCGGGTGTACAAGAAGGGCGATTCGCGTGTGCCCGCGATGCGCGCCGCGCTGCAGGACGTCGTCGAAGCGCGAGGCGGCCACACTCTGCTCGACACCTACGAGGCACTGGCTCGCGCGATGCTGCGGGAGAAGGGCCTGCACCCGAACCTCGACTACCCCGCGGGCCCCGCGTACCACCTGATGGGATTCGACACGCCCACGTTCACGCCGATCTTCGTGGCCGCGCGGATCACCGGGTGGACCGCGCACATCACCGAGCAGCTCGCGGCGAACGCGTTGATCCGGCCGCTGAGCCACTACAGCGGGCCCGCCGAGCGGGCCGTCCCGAACTGA
- a CDS encoding acyl-CoA dehydrogenase family protein, with the protein MRLSDEQRALRETAADFAAEHLAPHALEWDQAKHFPVDVLRKAAQLGMGGVYVAEDAGGSGLGRLDAALIFEALATGCPSIAGYLSIHNMVGWMIDRFGDDAQRHRILPRLCTMDALGSYCLTEPGAGSDAAALSTRAVRDGDHYVVDGVKQFISGAGASDVYVVLVRTGVPGPHGISALVVDRDTPGVSFGANEIKMGWNAQPTRQVIFDGARVPVENRLGAEGDGFRVAMSALDGGRLNISACSLGGAEAALAKAIAHLRDREAFGAKLSDAQALRFRLADMRTELEAARTLLWRAADALDGREPGATQLCAMAKRFATDTGFEVANQALQLHGGYGYLAEYGVEKIVRDLRVHQILEGTNEIMRVIVSRSMLGAA; encoded by the coding sequence ATGAGACTCTCCGACGAGCAGCGCGCATTGCGCGAGACCGCCGCGGACTTCGCGGCGGAGCACCTCGCCCCGCACGCGCTGGAATGGGACCAGGCCAAGCACTTCCCCGTCGACGTGCTCCGCAAGGCGGCACAGCTCGGCATGGGCGGGGTGTACGTCGCCGAGGACGCGGGCGGCTCCGGACTCGGCAGGCTGGACGCGGCGCTCATCTTCGAGGCGCTCGCCACCGGCTGCCCGTCGATCGCGGGCTATCTGTCCATCCACAACATGGTCGGCTGGATGATCGACCGGTTCGGCGACGACGCGCAGCGCCACCGGATCCTGCCCCGGCTGTGCACGATGGACGCGCTCGGCAGCTACTGCCTCACCGAACCCGGCGCGGGCTCGGACGCGGCCGCACTGTCCACAAGGGCCGTTCGCGACGGCGACCACTACGTCGTGGACGGCGTGAAGCAGTTCATCTCCGGCGCCGGTGCGTCCGATGTGTACGTAGTGCTGGTGCGGACGGGGGTGCCGGGACCGCACGGGATCTCGGCACTGGTCGTCGACCGGGACACACCGGGGGTTTCCTTCGGCGCCAACGAGATCAAGATGGGCTGGAACGCGCAGCCGACGCGCCAGGTGATCTTCGACGGCGCCCGCGTCCCGGTGGAGAACCGGCTCGGCGCGGAAGGCGACGGGTTCCGGGTCGCGATGTCCGCTTTGGACGGGGGAAGGCTCAACATCTCCGCGTGCTCGCTCGGCGGCGCGGAAGCCGCGCTGGCCAAGGCGATCGCGCACCTGCGCGACCGGGAGGCGTTCGGCGCGAAGCTGTCCGACGCGCAGGCGCTGCGGTTCCGGCTCGCGGACATGCGCACCGAACTGGAGGCGGCGCGGACCCTGCTCTGGCGGGCGGCTGACGCGCTCGATGGACGCGAACCGGGTGCCACCCAGTTGTGCGCGATGGCCAAGCGGTTCGCCACCGACACCGGGTTCGAAGTGGCCAACCAAGCGCTGCAGCTGCACGGCGGCTACGGCTACCTCGCCGAGTACGGCGTGGAAAAGATCGTGCGCGACCTGCGCGTGCACCAGATCCTCGAAGGTACCAACGAAATCATGCGGGTCATCGTGTCCCGCTCGATGCTGGGAGCGGCCTGA
- a CDS encoding nitroreductase/quinone reductase family protein, which yields MPSDFVLKAMNGIHRGMLKLSGGKLGWEMSRMPVLELTTTGRKSGARRTVMLTSPWQDGDTLVVVASRGGDDKAPAWFLNLSANPEVEVALKGGASRPMRARVASAAERAELWPKVTAEHRNYAGYQTKTSREIPLVFLEPKA from the coding sequence ATGCCTAGTGACTTCGTGTTGAAGGCCATGAACGGGATCCACCGCGGAATGCTCAAGCTCAGCGGCGGCAAACTGGGCTGGGAGATGTCCAGGATGCCGGTGCTGGAGCTGACCACGACCGGCCGGAAGTCCGGTGCGCGGCGCACGGTCATGCTCACCTCGCCGTGGCAGGACGGGGACACCCTCGTCGTGGTCGCCTCCCGCGGCGGTGACGACAAGGCTCCGGCGTGGTTCCTCAACCTGTCGGCGAACCCCGAGGTCGAGGTGGCGCTGAAGGGCGGGGCGTCGCGGCCGATGCGGGCGCGCGTGGCTTCCGCGGCCGAGCGCGCCGAGCTGTGGCCGAAGGTCACCGCCGAGCACCGCAACTACGCCGGGTACCAGACGAAGACGAGCCGCGAGATCCCCTTGGTCTTCCTCGAACCGAAGGCCTAG
- a CDS encoding SAM-dependent methyltransferase, protein MSTTGENAPAAPEGVNLEEASSARIYDAYLGGTTNWAVDRYFADQAVKQFPLIKPLAMANRRFLGRVVRAALDHGITQFLDLGSGVPTVGNVHEIVANHAGADEGRVVYVDYEPVAAAHSEHILTEQDALDWAGIVQADLRDPESVFEHETTRRLLDPAKPVCVLLVSVLHFVGGETDVDALVRQYRDEFAPGSWLALSHICNEDSDNEGAAQIARLAEQYKNTQNPAFLRTRADVEQWFSGHSLLEPGIVHLADWRPDDEITEAEREAGPFMWCAVGEVPAT, encoded by the coding sequence GTGAGCACAACAGGGGAAAACGCACCCGCCGCGCCGGAAGGCGTCAACCTGGAGGAGGCGTCCTCCGCCCGCATCTACGACGCCTACCTCGGCGGCACCACGAACTGGGCCGTCGACCGGTACTTCGCCGACCAGGCCGTCAAGCAGTTCCCCCTGATCAAACCGCTCGCGATGGCGAACCGCCGGTTCCTCGGCAGGGTCGTCCGCGCCGCGCTCGACCACGGGATCACGCAGTTCCTCGACCTCGGCTCCGGCGTGCCGACGGTCGGCAACGTGCACGAGATCGTCGCGAACCACGCCGGCGCCGACGAGGGCCGCGTCGTCTACGTCGACTACGAGCCGGTCGCCGCGGCGCACTCCGAGCACATCCTCACCGAGCAGGACGCGCTGGACTGGGCCGGGATCGTGCAGGCCGATCTGCGCGACCCGGAATCGGTGTTCGAGCACGAGACCACCCGCCGCCTGCTGGACCCGGCGAAGCCGGTGTGCGTGCTGCTGGTGTCCGTGCTGCACTTCGTCGGCGGCGAGACCGACGTCGACGCGCTGGTCCGCCAGTACCGCGACGAGTTCGCGCCGGGCAGCTGGCTCGCCCTGTCGCACATCTGCAACGAGGACAGCGACAACGAGGGCGCCGCGCAGATCGCCCGGCTCGCCGAGCAGTACAAGAACACCCAGAACCCGGCCTTCCTGCGCACGCGCGCGGACGTCGAGCAGTGGTTCTCCGGTCATTCCCTGCTGGAGCCCGGGATCGTGCACCTCGCGGACTGGCGCCCCGACGACGAAATCACCGAGGCCGAGCGCGAGGCGGGCCCGTTCATGTGGTGCGCGGTCGGCGAAGTACCCGCTACCTGA
- a CDS encoding CoA-acylating methylmalonate-semialdehyde dehydrogenase, translating to MSSRAQKELHHYVSGKRVPGSSGRFGDVFDPSTGEVRATVPLASADEVAGVVADSVAAQRDWARWNPQRRARVLMRFVDLVRENEDELARLLSSEHGKTVPDAKGDIQRGLEVVEFAIGIPHLLKGEYSDSAGTGIDVYSMRQPLGVVAGITPFNFPAMIPLWKAAPAIACGNAFVLKPSERDPSVPVRLAELFVEAGLPPGVFNVVNGDKEAVDALLTDPRIEAVGFVGSSDIAEYIYTTAAAHGKRAQCFGGAKNHLIVMPDADLDQVTDALIGAGYGSAGERCMAISVAVPVGEATADALVAKLADRVRALKIGASLDETADFGPLVTADAVARVTGYIQSGVDEGAELVVDGRNHVVPGHENGFFLGGTLFDHVTPDMRIYREEVFGPVLSIVRAADYEEALRLPSEHEYGNGVAIFTRDGDTARDFTSRVNTGMVGVNVPIPVPIAYHTFGGWKRSGFGDLNQHGPDSIRFYTKTKTVTSRWPGGVKEGASFVIPTMS from the coding sequence ATGTCTTCACGCGCGCAGAAAGAGCTTCACCACTACGTTTCCGGAAAGCGTGTTCCCGGTTCCTCCGGCCGCTTCGGTGACGTGTTCGATCCCAGCACCGGCGAAGTGCGGGCCACCGTGCCGCTCGCTTCCGCGGACGAGGTCGCGGGCGTCGTCGCCGATTCCGTTGCGGCGCAGCGGGACTGGGCGCGCTGGAACCCGCAGCGGCGGGCCAGGGTCCTGATGCGCTTCGTCGATCTGGTCAGGGAGAACGAGGACGAGCTCGCGAGGCTGCTCTCGTCCGAGCACGGCAAGACCGTCCCGGACGCGAAGGGCGACATCCAACGCGGGCTCGAGGTCGTCGAATTCGCCATCGGCATCCCGCACCTGCTCAAGGGCGAGTACTCGGACAGCGCGGGCACCGGGATCGACGTGTACTCGATGCGCCAGCCGCTCGGCGTCGTCGCCGGGATCACGCCGTTCAACTTCCCCGCGATGATCCCGCTGTGGAAGGCCGCGCCCGCGATCGCCTGCGGCAACGCCTTCGTGCTCAAACCGTCCGAACGCGACCCTTCGGTCCCGGTGCGGCTCGCCGAACTGTTCGTCGAAGCCGGACTCCCACCCGGCGTGTTCAACGTGGTCAACGGCGACAAGGAAGCCGTCGACGCGCTGCTGACCGACCCCCGCATCGAAGCGGTCGGGTTCGTCGGCTCGTCCGACATCGCCGAATACATCTACACCACCGCCGCGGCGCACGGAAAGCGCGCGCAGTGCTTCGGTGGCGCGAAAAACCACCTGATCGTGATGCCGGACGCCGATCTGGACCAGGTCACCGACGCGCTCATCGGCGCCGGATACGGCTCCGCTGGCGAACGCTGCATGGCGATCTCCGTCGCGGTCCCGGTCGGCGAAGCCACCGCGGACGCGCTCGTGGCGAAGCTCGCCGACCGGGTGCGCGCGTTGAAGATCGGCGCCTCCCTCGACGAGACCGCCGACTTCGGCCCGCTCGTCACCGCCGACGCGGTGGCCAGGGTGACCGGCTACATCCAGTCCGGTGTGGACGAAGGTGCCGAACTCGTGGTGGACGGCAGGAACCACGTGGTTCCCGGCCACGAGAACGGGTTCTTCCTCGGTGGGACGCTGTTCGATCACGTGACACCGGACATGCGGATCTACCGAGAAGAGGTGTTCGGCCCGGTGCTGAGCATCGTGCGCGCCGCCGACTACGAGGAAGCACTGCGGCTGCCGAGCGAACACGAGTACGGCAACGGCGTCGCGATCTTCACCCGTGACGGCGACACCGCGCGCGACTTCACCAGCCGCGTGAACACCGGCATGGTCGGCGTCAACGTGCCGATCCCGGTGCCGATCGCCTACCACACCTTCGGCGGCTGGAAGCGGTCCGGTTTCGGCGATCTCAACCAGCACGGGCCGGACTCGATCCGGTTCTACACCAAGACCAAGACCGTCACCTCGCGCTGGCCCGGCGGCGTCAAGGAAGGCGCCAGCTTCGTCATCCCGACGATGAGCTGA
- a CDS encoding alpha/beta fold hydrolase, protein MADEQFLAVPGARLRYQVRGAGPVLLLIPGGAMESAAFTGLAEDLAADHTVVTYDSRGISGSTREDPDADITVDTQADDAARLLAAVTDEPAFVFGSSGGAITGLALTARHPGLVRVLVAHEPPVTTLLPDFGGDDELAVIYRRDGVDAAMAKFMEIAELDGPEPDPAEYARMRANFAVFLGHMIEEIGAFEPDVDALVSASTRVVLGSGAGSSADQPARLAADAVAKLLDTQTVLFPGDHVGFAADPAGFAAKLREVL, encoded by the coding sequence ATGGCCGACGAACAGTTTCTGGCGGTACCGGGCGCACGGCTGCGCTACCAGGTCAGGGGCGCCGGACCGGTGCTGCTGCTGATCCCCGGCGGGGCGATGGAATCCGCCGCGTTCACCGGGCTCGCCGAGGATCTCGCCGCGGACCACACCGTGGTCACCTACGACTCGCGCGGGATCTCCGGCAGCACCCGAGAGGACCCGGACGCCGACATCACCGTCGACACGCAGGCCGACGACGCGGCACGGCTGCTGGCCGCCGTCACCGACGAGCCCGCGTTCGTGTTCGGCAGCAGCGGCGGCGCGATCACCGGGCTCGCGCTCACCGCGCGGCACCCCGGTCTGGTGCGGGTGCTGGTGGCGCACGAGCCGCCGGTGACCACGCTGCTGCCGGATTTCGGCGGTGACGACGAGCTGGCCGTGATCTACCGCAGGGACGGCGTCGACGCCGCGATGGCGAAGTTCATGGAGATCGCCGAACTGGACGGCCCCGAGCCGGACCCCGCCGAATACGCGCGGATGCGAGCGAACTTCGCCGTGTTCCTCGGGCACATGATCGAGGAGATCGGCGCCTTCGAACCCGACGTGGACGCGCTCGTTTCCGCCTCGACGAGAGTCGTGCTCGGCAGCGGCGCCGGGTCCTCGGCGGACCAGCCAGCGAGGCTCGCCGCCGACGCCGTCGCGAAACTGCTCGACACTCAGACCGTGCTCTTCCCCGGCGATCACGTCGGCTTCGCCGCCGACCCCGCCGGGTTCGCGGCGAAACTGCGCGAGGTGCTCTGA